In a single window of the Bradyrhizobium erythrophlei genome:
- a CDS encoding FkbM family methyltransferase, with the protein MFTDLIKSWVQPFGIDVVKFPPLSPLARQLKAFLHMNEINLVIDIGACDGGYCRFLRGPVGYEGQIASFEPTKETFDRLHSAMHSDAKWNGFNLGVSDVVGEGILNTYGERCDFNSLLTMREKDAVNYEVDVSKKGIEKVGLRSIDSLWNEITKDLEKPRVYLKTDTQGHDRSVIRGSEPRLGSILGIQSEIPAIEIYEGMTPMPDMLKYLAGLGYIPIGFHPINQPEVYDGATPEFDVVFKRSH; encoded by the coding sequence ATGTTCACCGATTTGATCAAGTCTTGGGTTCAGCCCTTTGGAATTGACGTAGTAAAATTCCCGCCGCTTTCCCCGCTCGCGAGACAGCTCAAAGCGTTCCTCCATATGAACGAAATTAACCTGGTGATCGATATCGGAGCTTGCGATGGCGGCTATTGCAGGTTTCTTCGTGGTCCCGTTGGTTACGAAGGGCAAATTGCGAGTTTCGAGCCAACCAAAGAGACATTCGATCGTTTGCATTCCGCTATGCATTCGGATGCGAAATGGAATGGCTTCAATCTCGGAGTAAGCGACGTAGTCGGAGAAGGCATTTTGAATACGTATGGGGAACGGTGCGACTTTAATTCGCTCCTGACCATGCGCGAGAAGGATGCGGTTAACTATGAGGTTGACGTAAGTAAAAAGGGTATCGAGAAAGTTGGCCTCCGCAGTATCGATTCGTTGTGGAACGAAATAACCAAAGATTTAGAAAAGCCGCGCGTCTATCTAAAAACGGATACCCAAGGTCATGATCGCTCAGTGATCCGCGGCTCGGAGCCACGACTTGGTAGCATCCTCGGAATTCAATCAGAAATTCCAGCGATCGAAATTTACGAGGGCATGACGCCTATGCCCGATATGCTGAAATATTTAGCCGGGCTCGGATACATTCCGATTGGATTTCATCCGATCAATCAGCCAGAGGTCTATGACGGGGCAACTCCAGAATTCGATGTCGTGTTCAAGCGGTCTCACTGA
- a CDS encoding NF038122 family metalloprotease, with protein sequence MNLVLDYESSALAAPQSFRDAMQTAANILDSTIQNNITVTIDIGYGDWDNGLITGLGTSAVGGDLYGSYVSYTTLRAALASHETSAVDQTFVNSLPTTSSVNGVSSFYVPSAVEKALGMISPTAPSIDGAVGIGTGIPTSDLVGVALHEFTHALGREPGAGTFDLTRYTSAGNHLFSSGSTAPAAYFSIDGGVTKLADYGQNSDPADFLNSGVQGANDPFNEFYSGSTTQSLSTVDKELLDAMGFNVTPSATGTPSATTSSLVASSPTVKADGTSTTTLTLTVKDANGNAVANTAVTLSASGSSNSFGTISGTTDANGVFKTTLASTLAQNETITASEGGVQEHASVSFVAGAASATTSSLVANAPTVTADGTTTTTLTVTVEDANGNAVAGTAVTLSGSGSANSFGATSGTTNANGVFTTTLASTLVQNETITATEGSVQEHASVSFVASAPSAATSSLVASSPTVAADGTSTTTLTVTVEDAQGHAVAGTAVTLSGSGSANSFGAISGTTNANGVFTTTLASTLVQNETITATEGSTQEHTSVSFVAGAPSATTSSLVASSPTVTADGSSTTILTVTVEDALGHAVAGTAVTLSGSGSANSFGAISGTTNANGVFTTTLASTLVQNETITATEGSVQEHASVSFVPTATVIQTAGSTSLAQIGSNFYLYTNGSGPELKFAGSAYAAGEFGAWSPFAAVQTASGYDVAWKNASSGTYTVWSADSNGNWISDLISNVSASSSTLESIEATFHQDLNGDGLIGVPTIVTQPNAPTSVAQIGSNYFLYTNGSGPELKFVGSAYAAGEFGAWSPFAAVQTATGYDVAWKDGTGDYTVWSADSNGNWISDLISNVSASSSTLESIEATFHQDLNGDGLIGVPTIVTQPNAPTSLAQIGSNYFLYTNGSGPELKFVGSAYAAGEFGAWSPFAAVQTATGYDVAWKDGTGDYTVWSADSNGNWISDLISGVSASSSTLESIEATFHQDLNGDGLIGVPTIVTQPNAPTSVAQIGSNYFLYTNGSGPELKFVGSAYAAGEFGAWSPFAAVQTATGYDVAWKDGTGDYTVWSADSNGNWISDLISNVSASSSTLESIEATFHQDLNGDGVIGVPTTTLPVATDMVIEAFGSTSLVEAGNNFYLNEFTDLKFSGAAVVAGQFGAWAPIGAEQTATGYEVAWKAVGADQYTVWNTDSDGNFTSYAVSAVSGSTTALETLETSFHQDLNGDGVIGIPPAATSPVASNNAGSNLVASGPVTTAAATSNDSFVFAPNFGHVTIANVAPLPDINFSHAVFANINALLAAAHDDGHGNVIITDATHDTLTIQNMTSQQLQAHQSDFHIV encoded by the coding sequence ATGAATTTGGTTCTGGATTACGAGAGTTCGGCCCTGGCGGCTCCGCAGAGCTTCAGGGACGCGATGCAGACCGCCGCCAATATTCTGGACTCGACCATCCAGAACAATATCACGGTCACCATCGATATCGGCTATGGCGATTGGGACAACGGCCTGATCACCGGCCTCGGAACCAGTGCAGTCGGCGGCGACCTCTATGGCTCCTACGTCTCTTACACAACCCTAAGGGCAGCGCTCGCCAGCCACGAAACTTCCGCCGTAGACCAGACCTTTGTAAACTCGCTGCCGACCACGTCCTCGGTCAACGGAGTGTCATCCTTTTATGTGCCGTCGGCGGTTGAGAAAGCTCTGGGCATGATCTCGCCCACCGCTCCATCGATCGATGGCGCGGTCGGGATCGGGACCGGAATTCCGACCAGTGACCTAGTCGGTGTCGCCCTGCACGAGTTCACCCACGCGTTGGGACGTGAACCCGGCGCCGGCACCTTTGACCTGACGCGCTACACGAGCGCCGGAAATCATTTGTTTTCGAGCGGCAGCACGGCACCTGCGGCCTATTTCTCGATCGACGGCGGCGTCACCAAACTCGCCGACTATGGACAGAACTCGGATCCGGCCGACTTCCTCAACAGCGGCGTGCAGGGCGCCAACGATCCGTTCAACGAATTTTACAGCGGCAGCACGACCCAGTCGCTTTCGACGGTCGATAAAGAGCTGCTCGACGCCATGGGTTTCAACGTCACCCCGAGCGCGACGGGCACGCCCTCGGCGACGACCTCGAGCCTCGTTGCCAGCTCGCCGACGGTGAAGGCGGATGGCACCTCGACAACCACACTGACGCTGACGGTCAAGGACGCCAACGGCAACGCGGTTGCCAACACCGCAGTGACGCTGTCGGCAAGTGGGTCCAGCAATAGTTTTGGCACCATCTCCGGGACCACCGATGCCAACGGCGTGTTCAAGACCACCCTGGCCTCGACGCTGGCGCAGAACGAAACCATCACGGCGAGCGAAGGCGGCGTACAGGAACACGCCTCGGTGAGCTTTGTGGCTGGTGCTGCCTCAGCGACGACCTCGAGCCTCGTGGCCAATGCGCCAACGGTGACGGCGGATGGTACCACGACCACCACGCTGACAGTAACGGTCGAGGATGCCAACGGCAACGCGGTCGCGGGCACCGCAGTGACGCTATCGGGAAGCGGGTCGGCCAACAGCTTCGGGGCCACCTCCGGGACCACCAATGCCAATGGCGTGTTCACGACCACGCTGGCCTCGACGCTGGTGCAGAACGAGACCATCACGGCGACCGAAGGCAGCGTACAGGAACACGCCTCGGTGAGCTTTGTGGCGAGTGCGCCCTCAGCCGCAACCTCGAGCCTTGTTGCCAGCTCACCGACAGTGGCGGCGGATGGCACCTCGACCACCACGCTGACGGTGACAGTGGAGGATGCACAAGGCCACGCCGTGGCCGGCACCGCAGTGACGCTGTCGGGCAGCGGGTCCGCCAACAGCTTCGGGGCCATCTCCGGGACCACCAATGCCAACGGCGTGTTCACGACCACGCTGGCCTCGACGCTGGTGCAGAACGAGACCATCACGGCGACCGAAGGCAGTACGCAGGAGCACACCTCGGTGAGCTTTGTGGCGGGTGCGCCTTCGGCCACGACCTCGAGCCTCGTTGCTAGCTCGCCAACGGTGACGGCAGACGGCAGCTCGACCACCATATTGACGGTGACAGTGGAGGATGCCCTAGGTCATGCTGTGGCCGGCACCGCAGTGACGCTGTCGGGCAGCGGGTCGGCCAACAGCTTCGGGGCGATCTCCGGGACCACCAATGCCAACGGTGTGTTCACGACCACATTGGCCTCGACGCTGGTGCAGAACGAGACCATCACGGCGACCGAAGGCAGCGTACAGGAACACGCTTCGGTAAGTTTTGTGCCGACCGCGACCGTGATCCAGACCGCCGGATCGACGAGTCTAGCCCAGATAGGAAGCAATTTTTACCTCTACACAAACGGATCAGGACCCGAACTGAAATTTGCAGGTTCCGCTTATGCCGCCGGGGAATTCGGGGCCTGGTCACCCTTTGCCGCGGTACAGACCGCGAGCGGCTATGACGTAGCCTGGAAAAACGCCAGCTCCGGCACCTATACGGTGTGGAGCGCCGACAGCAACGGCAACTGGATCTCCGATCTCATCTCCAACGTCTCGGCGAGCAGTTCCACGCTCGAATCGATCGAGGCCACGTTCCATCAGGACCTGAACGGCGATGGCTTGATCGGGGTTCCGACGATCGTTACCCAGCCCAACGCGCCGACCAGCGTGGCCCAGATTGGAAGCAACTACTTTCTTTACACCAACGGATCGGGACCCGAACTGAAATTTGTAGGTTCCGCTTATGCCGCCGGGGAATTCGGGGCCTGGTCACCCTTTGCCGCGGTACAGACCGCAACGGGTTATGACGTGGCCTGGAAGGACGGCACCGGTGACTATACGGTGTGGAGCGCTGACAGCAACGGCAACTGGATCTCCGATCTCATCTCCAACGTCTCGGCGAGCAGTTCCACGCTCGAATCGATCGAGGCCACGTTCCATCAGGACCTGAACGGCGATGGCTTGATCGGGGTTCCGACGATCGTTACCCAGCCCAACGCGCCGACCAGCCTGGCCCAGATTGGAAGCAACTACTTTCTTTACACCAACGGATCGGGACCCGAACTGAAATTTGTAGGTTCCGCTTATGCCGCCGGGGAATTCGGGGCCTGGTCACCCTTTGCCGCGGTACAGACCGCAACGGGTTATGACGTGGCCTGGAAGGACGGCACCGGTGACTATACGGTGTGGAGCGCCGACAGCAACGGCAACTGGATCTCCGATCTCATCTCCGGCGTCTCGGCGAGCAGCTCCACGCTCGAATCGATCGAGGCCACGTTCCATCAGGACCTGAACGGCGATGGCTTGATCGGGGTTCCGACGATCGTTACCCAGCCCAACGCGCCGACCAGCGTGGCCCAGATTGGAAGCAACTACTTTCTTTACACCAACGGATCGGGACCCGAACTGAAATTTGTAGGTTCCGCTTATGCCGCCGGGGAATTCGGGGCCTGGTCACCCTTTGCCGCGGTACAGACCGCAACGGGTTATGACGTGGCCTGGAAGGACGGCACCGGTGACTATACGGTGTGGAGCGCTGACAGCAACGGCAACTGGATCTCCGATCTCATCTCCAACGTCTCGGCGAGCAGTTCCACGCTCGAATCGATCGAGGCCACGTTCCATCAGGACCTGAACGGCGATGGGGTGATCGGCGTTCCCACCACGACCCTCCCAGTTGCGACCGACATGGTAATCGAGGCGTTTGGATCGACCAGCCTGGTCGAGGCTGGCAATAATTTTTATCTTAATGAGTTCACCGATTTGAAATTCAGTGGCGCGGCAGTTGTAGCGGGTCAGTTTGGCGCCTGGGCGCCGATCGGCGCGGAACAGACGGCAACCGGGTACGAGGTCGCCTGGAAAGCCGTGGGCGCAGATCAGTATACGGTCTGGAACACCGACAGCGACGGCAACTTTACCTCATACGCCGTTAGCGCGGTGTCGGGAAGTACCACTGCGCTGGAGACGCTGGAGACCAGTTTCCACCAGGACCTGAACGGTGACGGCGTGATTGGTATTCCGCCCGCCGCGACCTCTCCAGTCGCCTCCAACAACGCTGGATCCAACCTCGTTGCCAGCGGTCCAGTCACCACTGCAGCTGCAACTAGTAACGACTCGTTCGTGTTCGCCCCGAATTTCGGCCACGTCACTATCGCCAATGTTGCGCCCTTACCGGACATAAATTTCAGCCATGCAGTCTTCGCGAATATCAACGCGCTGCTGGCGGCTGCTCACGATGACGGCCACGGCAACGTCATAATCACTGATGCCACCCATGACACGCTCACTATCCAGAATATGACTTCGCAGCAGTTGCAAGCGCACCAGAGCGATTTTCATATCGTATAG
- a CDS encoding nodulation protein NodZ — MRYVVARHCYGGIGDHLSCLVGVWWLAKRTNRTLVVDWRGSRFNPDPSMESNCFFSYFSARHNIGGVEVIADNSVGALNYPMPVWPTKWTPSALASPSHLHHDLAEIAQANKLITSGTDPLEPTIVLNQWLDPPPPREAVQIFLQDLTPVEPIADGAQQFWDAHIGKAPAIAIHIRHGNGENLGSRAAYWLGPVALIKQLTINARNDVYNRGVSGKFSDNMPRSLIGGRGQAKYERRFCRTVAEAFRGLAIPNAVPILFSDAGHIVEIMREFLPTIVAKPKREVKRGEGPLHQINAASVRQDSNGIRGGTISDDIVFDMFVELELMRRCSGLVFMDSGFSLLARTSLDENRLVRLKPTLINRLISRMVERMSNSYSQIGRPLSSFGS; from the coding sequence ATGCGATATGTCGTAGCGCGCCATTGCTATGGAGGTATTGGGGATCATTTGTCGTGCTTGGTCGGAGTCTGGTGGCTCGCCAAGCGGACAAACAGAACTCTTGTCGTGGATTGGCGAGGGTCGAGGTTCAACCCGGACCCATCGATGGAAAGCAATTGTTTCTTTTCCTATTTCAGCGCGCGACATAATATCGGAGGTGTGGAAGTCATCGCTGACAACAGTGTTGGCGCTCTCAATTATCCAATGCCAGTTTGGCCTACGAAATGGACGCCGTCCGCACTTGCCAGTCCAAGCCACCTGCACCACGACCTCGCAGAAATCGCTCAAGCCAACAAACTAATAACTTCCGGGACTGATCCATTAGAGCCGACGATTGTTCTCAATCAATGGCTTGATCCGCCACCTCCACGAGAGGCAGTCCAAATATTTTTGCAAGATTTGACGCCAGTCGAACCGATCGCCGACGGAGCACAGCAATTTTGGGACGCTCACATTGGAAAGGCGCCTGCTATTGCCATTCACATTCGACACGGTAACGGCGAAAACCTCGGGTCGCGAGCGGCCTATTGGTTAGGGCCCGTTGCGCTTATAAAGCAATTGACGATCAATGCTCGCAACGACGTTTACAACCGGGGCGTTTCCGGCAAGTTTTCAGATAACATGCCGCGATCTCTCATCGGAGGTCGTGGCCAGGCCAAATATGAGCGCCGATTTTGTCGCACGGTCGCAGAAGCGTTCCGCGGTCTTGCAATCCCCAACGCTGTCCCAATTCTCTTTAGTGACGCGGGGCACATCGTCGAGATAATGCGTGAATTTCTGCCGACAATCGTTGCTAAACCGAAACGAGAGGTCAAAAGGGGCGAAGGACCACTTCACCAGATCAATGCTGCTTCTGTGCGTCAGGACAGCAATGGTATCCGCGGCGGCACGATTTCAGATGACATTGTGTTTGATATGTTTGTTGAGCTGGAACTTATGCGACGCTGCTCTGGGCTGGTCTTTATGGACAGCGGGTTTTCACTGCTCGCTAGAACCAGCCTGGATGAAAATCGTCTGGTAAGGCTCAAGCCAACTTTGATCAACCGACTAATTTCGAGAATGGTGGAACGAATGAGCAATAGCTATTCACAAATAGGCCGCCCGTTATCGTCCTTTGGATCGTAG
- a CDS encoding glycosyltransferase family 4 protein, whose protein sequence is MLIVCCSEISDPNWRWIADHLSEKDVRFEFIDCCPRNWVERQFKFLNLARLRGSLEAVLKAKGKNAAILVSHGPTLAAWCGIFARVIFLRSALMAHSFNFVELPNSLKTQIFSIGLSRVDRFVVFSKIEITVYALKFHIPESRFSFVHWGVRRPATGGASSRPIGYVSAIGGNARDYGTLIEAARLLPDIPFVLVVRPSSLEGMVVPANVTVHINLSLEATINVLFESRFMVLPLNSSEVPCGHVTIVAAMHLGRTMIVTASTGIADYVKDGENALTVPVASTSDLVQAIARLWLDDSLRQSLEKNSLRFATAQCTEENIAQHFLQQMALLRMERR, encoded by the coding sequence TTGTTGATAGTCTGCTGCTCGGAAATCTCCGATCCGAATTGGCGCTGGATTGCGGACCATCTTTCCGAAAAAGACGTTCGTTTCGAGTTCATCGATTGCTGTCCGCGCAATTGGGTTGAACGACAGTTCAAATTTCTTAACCTTGCTCGTTTGCGTGGATCTCTCGAAGCGGTCCTAAAAGCGAAGGGCAAAAATGCGGCGATCCTGGTCAGCCATGGTCCAACACTCGCAGCTTGGTGCGGTATTTTCGCGCGGGTTATTTTCTTGCGGTCCGCACTTATGGCGCACTCCTTCAATTTCGTTGAGCTTCCCAATTCGCTGAAAACTCAAATTTTTTCGATCGGGCTAAGTCGCGTAGATCGCTTCGTTGTCTTTTCCAAGATCGAGATAACCGTCTACGCGCTGAAATTTCATATTCCCGAAAGTCGCTTCAGCTTTGTTCACTGGGGTGTTCGAAGGCCAGCGACTGGCGGCGCCTCAAGTCGGCCAATTGGCTACGTCTCAGCGATTGGAGGCAACGCACGAGACTATGGCACTTTAATCGAAGCGGCGCGGCTATTGCCTGATATTCCGTTCGTGCTCGTCGTCCGTCCATCAAGCCTTGAAGGCATGGTGGTTCCCGCGAACGTAACCGTACACATCAATCTTTCTCTTGAAGCCACGATAAATGTTCTTTTTGAGTCCCGCTTCATGGTGCTTCCACTGAATAGCTCGGAGGTGCCGTGTGGACACGTTACCATCGTGGCCGCGATGCATCTTGGCAGGACAATGATCGTTACTGCTTCCACTGGTATTGCGGACTATGTCAAGGACGGTGAAAACGCATTAACGGTGCCGGTCGCATCGACGTCGGACCTCGTCCAAGCGATCGCGCGGCTGTGGCTCGACGACTCCTTGCGTCAGTCGCTGGAGAAAAATAGCCTCCGCTTTGCAACGGCTCAATGCACCGAGGAAAACATTGCGCAGCATTTCTTGCAGCAAATGGCGCTGTTGCGGATGGAGCGCCGCTAG
- a CDS encoding glycosyltransferase family 2 protein, producing MIENPVSSHDVPEVSVVVINYNTGYLLDRMFAALEAAKASLRIEFIVVDNASTDNSIEILENKYPSVTLIKNPMNVGFGRANNQAIPHIRGRYILLLNTDAFVASDTLEKTVAFMSDHPRCGVLGVKLVGGDGALQPSCRYFPTPWNVFLERSGLSRLFPNHRLVDDMSWDHASVRQCDWVPGCYYLARTEVIREVGLFDPRYFLYYEEVDHCRAVRAAGWQVIYYPFTEVVHIGGESAKTDGAITRVGRQISMLQIESELLYFRKYFGVSGVLANVALSMLADVLSIIKRTLKTFRIREASSALKHMSAMLKVLVATRFALRPTR from the coding sequence ATGATCGAAAACCCAGTCAGCTCACACGACGTGCCTGAAGTCTCCGTCGTCGTAATCAACTACAACACCGGGTATCTGCTTGACCGCATGTTTGCCGCCTTGGAGGCTGCGAAAGCGTCGCTCAGAATCGAATTTATTGTCGTTGACAATGCCTCAACGGACAACTCCATCGAAATTTTGGAAAACAAATATCCATCCGTTACATTGATCAAAAATCCCATGAATGTTGGCTTTGGTCGTGCAAACAACCAGGCCATTCCGCACATTCGCGGCCGTTACATATTGTTGCTCAATACCGACGCCTTTGTGGCGAGCGATACGCTCGAAAAGACCGTCGCCTTCATGAGCGATCATCCGCGATGCGGGGTGCTCGGCGTCAAGCTTGTTGGAGGAGACGGCGCGTTGCAACCCTCTTGCCGGTATTTTCCAACGCCATGGAATGTTTTTCTGGAAAGATCAGGGCTTTCGCGATTGTTTCCCAATCACCGGCTCGTGGATGACATGAGCTGGGATCACGCATCAGTCCGGCAGTGTGATTGGGTACCCGGTTGCTATTATCTCGCGCGAACCGAGGTCATTCGCGAGGTTGGCTTATTCGACCCCCGCTATTTTCTATATTACGAAGAAGTCGATCACTGCCGCGCGGTCCGCGCTGCAGGCTGGCAAGTTATTTACTATCCATTCACGGAAGTCGTGCACATCGGCGGCGAAAGTGCAAAAACCGATGGCGCGATAACAAGGGTCGGACGCCAGATCTCGATGCTTCAGATCGAGAGTGAGCTGCTTTACTTTAGAAAGTATTTTGGCGTCAGCGGCGTTCTTGCCAACGTCGCGCTGTCGATGCTGGCGGACGTCCTATCCATTATCAAACGTACGCTTAAAACGTTTAGAATCAGGGAAGCTAGTTCGGCTCTCAAACACATGTCAGCGATGCTTAAGGTTCTCGTCGCAACACGGTTTGCCTTGCGCCCCACACGTTAA
- the rfbB gene encoding dTDP-glucose 4,6-dehydratase, translating to MTFNGKTIFVTGGAGFIGSAVIRHLLDETDAFIVNIDKLTYASNLHSIPRATPERYMLAKQDICNAPALRTLFERYQPQAVMHLAAESHVDRSIDGPGEFVQTNIVGTFTLLQEALRHFRQTPEPRRRAFRFLHVSTDEVFGSLGPEGLFTETSPYAPNSPYSASKASSDHLVRAWFETYELPAVITNCSNNYGPYHFPEKLIPHMIIKGLQEERLPVYGDGQNVRDWLYVEDHARALHLVLEHGRVGETYNVGGRNERSNLRVVELICSVLDRLQPKPSGPRKRLISFVADRPGHDRRYAIDASKLERELGWGARETFESGLEQTVKWYLANEAWWQAIQRKGYEASRIGLGGTAPQAQHFNET from the coding sequence ATGACTTTCAATGGCAAAACCATTTTCGTCACCGGTGGTGCGGGCTTCATCGGATCCGCTGTCATCAGGCACCTGCTCGATGAGACGGACGCGTTCATCGTCAATATCGATAAGCTAACCTACGCCTCGAACCTTCACTCCATTCCTCGGGCCACGCCGGAACGCTATATGCTTGCCAAGCAGGACATCTGCAACGCGCCGGCGTTGCGTACACTGTTCGAAAGGTACCAGCCCCAAGCGGTGATGCATCTTGCGGCCGAAAGCCATGTCGATCGGTCGATCGATGGCCCCGGCGAATTTGTCCAAACCAACATCGTCGGCACCTTCACGCTGTTGCAGGAAGCGCTTCGTCACTTCAGGCAAACGCCTGAGCCTCGGCGCAGGGCGTTTCGTTTTCTGCACGTCTCAACCGACGAAGTGTTCGGCTCGCTGGGACCAGAAGGGCTTTTCACCGAAACAAGCCCCTATGCGCCGAATTCGCCGTATTCCGCGAGCAAGGCCTCGTCGGACCACCTCGTCCGCGCATGGTTTGAAACCTACGAGTTGCCGGCTGTCATCACCAACTGTTCGAACAACTACGGGCCGTATCATTTTCCCGAAAAACTGATCCCGCATATGATCATCAAAGGACTGCAGGAAGAACGCCTGCCGGTCTATGGCGACGGCCAGAACGTGCGTGACTGGCTCTATGTGGAGGATCACGCGCGGGCGTTGCATCTCGTGCTCGAACATGGCCGGGTCGGCGAGACCTATAATGTCGGCGGCCGCAACGAGCGCAGCAATCTTCGCGTGGTGGAACTGATCTGCAGCGTGCTGGACCGCCTGCAGCCTAAGCCATCGGGGCCCCGCAAGCGGCTGATCTCGTTCGTCGCGGACCGCCCGGGACATGACCGCCGCTATGCCATCGATGCGTCGAAGCTGGAGCGAGAGCTCGGCTGGGGCGCGCGGGAAACCTTCGAGTCGGGGCTTGAGCAGACCGTGAAATGGTATCTCGCCAACGAGGCCTGGTGGCAGGCCATCCAGCGCAAGGGCTACGAGGCCAGTCGGATTGGGTTAGGCGGCACCGCGCCGCAGGCCCAGCATTTCAACGAAACCTGA
- the rfbA gene encoding glucose-1-phosphate thymidylyltransferase RfbA, producing MKGIILAGGTGSRLYPVTAVVSKQLLPVFDKPMIYYPLSTLMLSGIREILVISTPQDQPLFERLLGDGSEWGLSFSYAAQAQPRGLADAFIVGRDFIGSDSVSLVLGDNIFYGHGLPELLVEATKRTTGATVFGYAVTTPEQYGVVELGRDGRALSIEEKPSKPKSNLAVTGLYFYDNDVIDIAAAIKPSPRGEIEITDVNRAYMERGDLYVQVMGRGFAWLDTGTHTSLVEASHFVQILEQRQGLRIACPEEIALRFGHISLGHFARIMQRSAKSSYGEYLKSVYDSFVPLTG from the coding sequence ATGAAGGGCATTATTCTGGCCGGGGGGACCGGATCCCGGCTTTATCCTGTAACCGCGGTGGTTTCCAAGCAGTTGCTACCGGTTTTCGATAAGCCAATGATTTATTATCCGCTGTCCACGTTGATGCTGAGCGGAATCCGCGAGATTCTGGTCATATCGACGCCGCAGGACCAGCCGCTGTTCGAGCGACTTTTGGGCGACGGCTCCGAATGGGGACTGTCGTTCAGCTATGCAGCTCAAGCGCAGCCGCGGGGCCTGGCCGACGCTTTCATCGTCGGCCGTGACTTCATCGGCAGCGACTCGGTGTCGTTGGTGCTCGGAGATAATATTTTTTACGGCCATGGGCTGCCGGAGCTGCTTGTGGAAGCCACGAAGCGAACAACCGGCGCCACGGTCTTCGGATATGCTGTCACCACGCCGGAACAATATGGCGTGGTCGAGCTCGGCCGCGATGGGCGCGCCCTTTCGATTGAGGAAAAGCCAAGCAAACCGAAATCAAACCTCGCTGTCACCGGACTGTATTTTTATGACAACGATGTCATCGATATTGCCGCGGCGATCAAACCGTCACCTCGTGGCGAGATCGAAATCACGGATGTCAACCGTGCTTACATGGAGCGCGGCGATCTATATGTCCAGGTGATGGGCCGCGGATTTGCCTGGCTCGACACCGGGACCCACACCTCGCTGGTTGAGGCCAGTCATTTCGTCCAGATCCTGGAGCAGCGGCAGGGATTGCGGATCGCGTGTCCCGAAGAAATCGCGCTGCGATTTGGGCATATCTCACTCGGGCATTTTGCCAGGATCATGCAACGCTCCGCTAAGAGCAGCTATGGGGAATATCTCAAGTCGGTCTACGACTCGTTCGTGCCGCTGACAGGCTAG
- the rfbC gene encoding dTDP-4-dehydrorhamnose 3,5-epimerase — protein sequence MNIIKTHIPDVVIIEPKIFGDPRGFFLEQFQVQRYSAFGAGGPFVQDNMSRSSQGVLRGLHLQNPNPQGKLVSVMRGRVLDVAVDVRVGSPTFGRHVAVELDDENFRQLWIPRGFAHGFTVLSESADFFYKCDALYSPSDEITIRWDDPDLNIDWRTRAPALSTRDSAAPFLKDIQRLPRYEPA from the coding sequence ATGAACATCATTAAAACCCACATTCCGGATGTCGTCATCATCGAACCGAAGATTTTCGGCGACCCAAGAGGGTTCTTCCTCGAACAATTTCAGGTGCAGCGATATTCCGCCTTTGGCGCCGGAGGACCATTCGTCCAAGACAATATGTCTAGGTCGTCACAGGGCGTTCTGCGTGGCCTTCACCTCCAAAACCCAAATCCGCAGGGAAAATTGGTGAGTGTAATGCGTGGACGCGTTCTGGACGTCGCGGTCGACGTTCGCGTCGGCAGTCCAACCTTTGGGCGGCATGTGGCCGTTGAACTCGACGACGAGAATTTTAGACAGCTGTGGATTCCGCGAGGGTTTGCCCACGGGTTCACGGTTCTGTCGGAAAGCGCAGACTTTTTCTACAAGTGCGACGCGCTTTACAGTCCCTCTGATGAAATTACGATCCGCTGGGATGATCCTGACCTGAACATCGACTGGCGCACGCGGGCTCCGGCACTGTCCACGCGTGACAGTGCCGCACCGTTTCTGAAGGATATCCAGCGCCTGCCCCGCTACGAGCCGGCATGA